DNA from Paraburkholderia largidicola:
ACATGACCTTCGTCGGCACGGCGGCGCTCGCGTGGCAGTCGCGTCACCTGAAGATCGACGTGCTTGGTCATCATCTGGGCGAAGGCGGCAGGCGCGTGCTCGCGGCGTTCTCGACGCTCGTGATGTCGGTTGTTGCCGTCGTGATCGCGGTGCTGGCCGTGCAGTTCTGGTGGGACGCGTACACGAGCGGCGAGCGTTCGTGGGGCATGTTCTCGTTGCCGCTGTGGATTCCGTATCTGTGTCTCGTCGCCGGCGCGCTGCTGCTGTCGCTCGTGCAACTGGTGCGGCTCGCGACCATCGTCTTCGCGCGCCGCGAACTCGCGCACGAT
Protein-coding regions in this window:
- a CDS encoding TRAP transporter small permease; translated protein: MRGPLDRVVHLLDVFFKGVALSAGVAAIATVAVISYGVLAREALHLSDVWVTEVTTYLMAYMTFVGTAALAWQSRHLKIDVLGHHLGEGGRRVLAAFSTLVMSVVAVVIAVLAVQFWWDAYTSGERSWGMFSLPLWIPYLCLVAGALLLSLVQLVRLATIVFARRELAHDLSVDELALGRDK